A genomic segment from Actinomyces lilanjuaniae encodes:
- a CDS encoding HNH endonuclease family protein, translated as MCSPVTGYPGTGPWAAAAATAPETQVPWDDRDALVLDTSEALAALDSLPEDSPAEQSWAEGGSRTGWFGEAWSDVDGDGCDTRNEILARDLIDLDFSRAPGLQSQEEGHGEGASVCPDATVWSATLHDPYTGAEVSFERGQDTSSAVQIDHVVPLNYLYAHGAWQWDQRTRVLVANDPLNLLAVDGQANQEKGACGPATCPVGSTETGSWLTDADGGWWPRREYRCEYARRFVSVSSEYGLGLPDADKDALRAALSDCLAGGDGAPSVLEQTVESARDIGTEILHRPWYSVLAAAGAALAGWGLVTRSLARASRRRTRTSSQQRAQRRRARRRRGR; from the coding sequence ATGTGCTCCCCTGTGACGGGGTATCCCGGCACAGGGCCGTGGGCCGCAGCCGCCGCTACCGCCCCTGAGACCCAGGTGCCCTGGGACGACCGGGATGCCCTCGTGCTGGACACGAGCGAGGCTCTGGCAGCTCTTGACAGCCTGCCTGAGGACTCCCCTGCCGAGCAGTCCTGGGCAGAGGGCGGCTCACGCACGGGCTGGTTCGGTGAGGCGTGGTCCGATGTGGACGGTGACGGCTGCGACACCCGTAACGAGATCCTGGCCCGGGACCTCATCGACCTTGACTTCTCCCGCGCTCCGGGCCTACAGAGCCAGGAAGAGGGGCATGGTGAAGGAGCGTCGGTGTGCCCCGACGCCACGGTGTGGTCGGCAACCCTTCACGACCCGTACACAGGGGCGGAGGTCTCCTTTGAACGCGGACAGGACACCTCGTCTGCGGTACAGATTGACCACGTGGTACCGCTCAACTACCTCTATGCTCACGGAGCCTGGCAGTGGGACCAGCGTACCCGGGTACTGGTAGCCAACGACCCGCTGAACCTGCTGGCTGTGGACGGGCAGGCCAACCAGGAAAAGGGGGCCTGCGGACCCGCCACCTGTCCGGTTGGGTCCACTGAGACCGGCTCCTGGCTCACCGACGCGGACGGAGGCTGGTGGCCGCGCCGTGAGTATCGCTGCGAGTACGCGCGGCGCTTCGTCTCGGTCTCCTCCGAGTACGGGCTGGGACTACCTGATGCTGACAAGGACGCGCTACGGGCTGCGTTGTCTGACTGCCTCGCTGGTGGTGACGGCGCTCCCTCCGTCCTGGAGCAGACCGTTGAGTCGGCGCGGGACATCGGCACCGAGATCCTCCACCGCCCGTGGTACTCGGTGCTTGCTGCTGCAGGCGCGGCTCTTGCGGGCTGGGGCCTGGTGACCCGGAGCCTGGCGAGGGCCAGCCGTCGTCGTACCAGGACGTCGTCGCAACAACGGGCACAACGTCGACGGGCACGGCGTCGTCGCGGCCGCTGA
- a CDS encoding MerR family transcriptional regulator, whose amino-acid sequence MLFGDPLQHLEADSGYRGPVACRAAGITYRQLDYWARTGLVEPSVRGAKGSGSQRLYSFRDILVLKIVKRLLDTGVSLQQIRSAVKTLHLRGVEDLSSLTLMSDGASVYECTSAEEVIDLVAGGQGVFGIAVGRVWHEVEGTLAQLPVDHAAEAPAVEDELARRRAARRDRAV is encoded by the coding sequence ATGCTCTTCGGTGACCCGCTTCAGCACCTGGAGGCCGACTCCGGCTACCGGGGGCCCGTAGCCTGCCGGGCAGCAGGCATCACCTACCGCCAGCTCGACTACTGGGCCCGAACCGGGCTGGTGGAACCCTCCGTGCGCGGGGCCAAGGGTTCAGGCTCCCAGCGGCTCTACTCCTTCAGGGACATCCTGGTCCTCAAGATCGTCAAGCGCCTTCTGGACACGGGGGTGTCCCTTCAGCAGATCCGCTCGGCTGTCAAGACCCTCCACCTGCGGGGTGTCGAGGACCTGTCCTCCCTGACGCTCATGAGTGACGGGGCCTCCGTCTACGAGTGCACCTCGGCCGAGGAGGTCATTGACCTGGTTGCCGGGGGGCAGGGAGTCTTCGGCATCGCCGTGGGGCGGGTGTGGCACGAGGTCGAGGGGACGCTGGCCCAGCTGCCGGTGGACCACGCGGCCGAGGCACCTGCTGTTGAGGACGAGCTGGCCAGGCGCCGCGCCGCCAGGAGGGACCGCGCAGTGTGA
- a CDS encoding Hsp70 family protein, with amino-acid sequence MAAHSGPSLGTTLEPLTDTDLGIDLGTTRTVVVRADRGNYPVLGFADEHGDDHDFLPSLTALHEGRLIHGFDARDAARHGAPLLRSLKRLLASPTITASTPVTLGDRHLTVLEVLTDFLRHLRTRLESLDIDVSRSRVVVAVPAHAYGGQRLLTLEAFRAAGFRVAAMLNEPSAAGFEYTHRKATTVSSRRTRVLVYDLGGGTFDTSLVDVVGTSHEVLASHGLGDLGGDDVDLVTASMVLERAGVAEEDLSPAELDELLEQCRDAKERLTPQSRRLVAVLRGQDVVIPVPELYRACTPLVERSLAMMSPLVGRLDDGTPDLTDIAGVYLVGGASGLPLVPRLLRERFGRRVHRSPYPGASTAIGLAIAADRTSDYDLTDRLSRGFGVFREADGGSRLVFDSILSPDSVQASPGGREGTVITREYEAAHNIGWFRFVECAGVDDSGEPRGEIAPYQDIVFPFEQGLREEEDLRRLPVERRDHGPRVQEHYRIDENGLVRVTITDLTDGYSRHYVLGHRTDDVDTLPREQTT; translated from the coding sequence ATGGCAGCGCACAGCGGACCCTCCCTTGGCACCACGCTTGAACCCCTCACGGACACCGACCTGGGGATCGACCTGGGCACTACCCGCACGGTTGTCGTGCGGGCCGACCGCGGTAACTACCCTGTCCTGGGCTTCGCCGACGAGCACGGCGACGACCACGACTTTCTCCCGTCACTGACAGCGCTGCATGAGGGACGTCTCATCCACGGCTTCGACGCTCGCGACGCCGCCCGTCATGGCGCCCCGCTGCTGCGCAGCCTCAAGAGGCTGCTCGCCTCCCCCACCATCACCGCATCCACCCCTGTCACCCTGGGTGACCGGCACCTGACCGTCCTGGAGGTCCTGACCGACTTCCTCCGTCACCTGAGAACGCGGCTGGAGTCGCTGGACATTGACGTGTCGCGGTCCCGCGTGGTCGTCGCCGTACCGGCCCACGCCTACGGTGGCCAGCGCCTGCTGACGCTGGAGGCCTTCCGGGCCGCAGGCTTCCGCGTCGCTGCCATGCTGAACGAGCCCAGTGCAGCCGGCTTCGAGTACACCCACCGCAAGGCCACGACAGTCTCCTCCAGGCGGACTCGTGTCCTGGTCTACGACCTGGGCGGCGGGACCTTTGACACGTCTCTGGTCGACGTGGTCGGCACCTCGCACGAGGTCCTGGCCTCCCATGGTCTGGGTGACCTCGGCGGTGACGACGTGGACCTGGTGACGGCATCCATGGTGCTGGAACGAGCCGGGGTCGCTGAGGAGGACCTCTCCCCCGCCGAGCTCGACGAGCTGCTGGAGCAGTGCCGCGACGCGAAGGAGCGCCTGACTCCCCAGAGCCGTCGGCTGGTGGCGGTGCTGCGCGGGCAGGACGTCGTCATCCCGGTGCCAGAGCTCTACCGGGCGTGCACCCCGCTGGTGGAGCGCTCCCTGGCCATGATGTCTCCCCTGGTGGGGCGGCTTGATGACGGCACCCCCGACCTGACTGACATTGCCGGCGTCTACCTGGTGGGTGGGGCGTCAGGTCTTCCCCTGGTGCCTCGGCTCTTGCGGGAGCGCTTCGGCCGACGTGTGCACCGCTCCCCCTACCCGGGCGCCTCAACGGCAATCGGCCTGGCTATCGCCGCGGACCGCACCAGCGACTACGACCTCACCGACCGGCTCTCACGGGGCTTCGGGGTGTTCCGGGAGGCCGACGGCGGCAGCCGTCTTGTCTTCGACTCGATACTCAGCCCCGACTCCGTGCAGGCCTCTCCGGGCGGACGCGAGGGCACGGTCATCACCCGGGAGTACGAGGCGGCCCACAACATCGGCTGGTTCCGCTTCGTGGAGTGCGCCGGGGTCGACGACTCCGGTGAGCCGCGTGGCGAGATCGCTCCCTACCAAGACATCGTCTTTCCCTTTGAGCAGGGGCTCCGGGAGGAGGAGGACTTGCGTCGCCTCCCGGTGGAGCGCCGGGACCACGGTCCTCGGGTCCAAGAGCACTACCGCATTGATGAGAACGGCCTGGTGCGCGTCACGATCACCGACCTGACTGACGGCTACAGCCGCCACTATGTGCTGGGGCACCGCACGGACGACGTTGACACGCTTCCACGCGAGCAAACCACCTGA
- a CDS encoding MerR family transcriptional regulator has translation MKIGQVVDALRPEFPALSISKLRYLEGAGLISPYRVGNGYRRYSQADIERLRYSLRAQRDEYLPLSVIRQRLAELDAGAATAPVSPVARVVARDGRLVDSGPMDLESLLALSGARESQVDELVAVGLISPDARGLYSSGSLRTVRLALEITRLGIPLRNLRSVRSAAEREADAIDQAVTPRRSRSRDAGEESARTLADLVGELHDVLLHRAVDTLS, from the coding sequence ATGAAGATCGGCCAGGTCGTTGATGCCCTGAGGCCGGAGTTCCCCGCGTTGTCCATCTCCAAGCTCCGGTACCTGGAGGGTGCGGGGCTGATCTCCCCGTACCGCGTCGGCAACGGGTACCGCCGCTATTCCCAGGCGGACATCGAGCGGCTCAGGTACTCGCTGCGTGCCCAGCGTGACGAGTACCTGCCCTTGAGCGTCATCAGGCAGCGTCTGGCCGAGCTGGACGCTGGCGCCGCCACCGCCCCGGTCTCCCCGGTGGCGCGGGTCGTGGCGCGTGACGGCAGGCTCGTCGACTCCGGCCCCATGGATCTTGAGTCTCTCCTGGCGCTGTCAGGTGCCCGGGAGTCCCAGGTTGACGAGCTTGTCGCCGTCGGCCTGATCAGCCCTGACGCACGTGGCCTCTATTCCTCAGGCAGCCTGCGGACCGTGCGACTGGCCCTGGAGATCACCCGACTTGGCATCCCGCTGCGTAACCTGCGGTCGGTGCGTAGCGCTGCTGAGCGTGAGGCCGACGCCATCGACCAGGCTGTCACTCCCCGGCGGTCCCGGTCCCGCGACGCCGGGGAGGAGTCGGCCCGAACCCTGGCTGACCTCGTGGGGGAGCTGCACGATGTGCTCCTGCACCGTGCTGTCGACACGCTGTCCTGA
- a CDS encoding FHA domain-containing protein, producing MSSTPIEQDPSSTQAFGAVDASPASPSPLTGLNQQDAAAIAALPPGTALLLVHHGPTTGARFLLDAAETTVGRHPRADIFLDDVTVSRKHAVFSSLPEGGYGVRDSGSLNGTYVNRTRVEQVVLQAGDEVQIGKYRMTYHPGPQQAAAAQ from the coding sequence ATGTCGAGCACGCCGATCGAGCAGGATCCCTCCTCCACCCAGGCCTTTGGGGCTGTTGACGCCAGTCCCGCGTCACCCTCCCCGCTGACCGGGCTGAACCAGCAGGATGCTGCCGCAATTGCCGCCCTGCCCCCGGGGACTGCGCTGCTGCTTGTGCACCACGGACCGACGACGGGTGCCCGCTTCCTGCTGGATGCCGCGGAGACAACCGTGGGACGTCACCCCCGTGCCGATATCTTCCTGGACGACGTCACCGTCTCCCGCAAGCACGCGGTGTTCTCCTCCCTGCCAGAGGGCGGCTACGGCGTCCGGGACTCGGGCTCCCTCAACGGCACCTACGTGAACCGTACCCGCGTGGAGCAGGTAGTCCTCCAGGCGGGGGACGAGGTGCAGATCGGCAAGTACCGTATGACGTATCACCCCGGTCCCCAGCAGGCTGCAGCTGCGCAGTGA
- a CDS encoding glucose-6-phosphate dehydrogenase assembly protein OpcA, whose protein sequence is MVAVGGAHSPGRGPLGLLATTRITNTPSQKDPAAALAALAPVSVRGDIDLAWTRITLWRAMVASTLDSTVRSGALRSIQVVGEPRNSSVRLMETWLRLRLGVEATRRDDPGTRGIASITAGTPDGDIVIARHDHDRVTVTRPGWAEPQVVTMERREPVATLNEELRRLTPDLVYQEVLTAFGKDASAPATP, encoded by the coding sequence GTGGTGGCCGTGGGAGGTGCCCACAGTCCCGGCCGAGGACCCCTGGGGCTTCTGGCCACGACCCGGATCACCAACACTCCTTCCCAGAAGGACCCGGCTGCCGCACTGGCCGCCCTGGCCCCGGTGTCCGTGCGAGGTGACATCGACCTGGCCTGGACACGGATCACCCTGTGGCGGGCCATGGTGGCCTCCACGCTCGACTCTACGGTGCGCTCAGGAGCCCTCCGTAGTATCCAGGTAGTGGGTGAGCCCAGGAACTCCTCGGTCCGTCTCATGGAGACCTGGCTACGTCTGCGCCTGGGAGTGGAGGCCACCAGGCGCGACGATCCGGGAACCAGGGGAATTGCCTCGATCACGGCTGGTACGCCGGACGGTGACATCGTCATTGCCCGCCACGATCACGACCGGGTGACGGTCACACGTCCTGGCTGGGCAGAGCCCCAGGTGGTAACCATGGAGCGCCGCGAGCCGGTGGCGACCCTCAATGAGGAGCTGCGGCGCCTGACCCCGGACCTTGTCTACCAGGAGGTCCTCACCGCCTTCGGCAAGGACGCCTCAGCCCCTGCAACGCCGTAG
- the zwf gene encoding glucose-6-phosphate dehydrogenase → MSRLSPSAPNPLLEARDLRLPRIADPCVLVMFGITGDLARHKLLPAVYDLANRGLLSPRFCLVGVGRRPWGDESMRRYVKQAARSGARTPWRPAIWEQLAAGMRFVEFSSFEDDVAYQSLTDVVTSLDASRGTGGNRAFYLSIPPGWFPAVTERIARSGLVDEAVGSWRRVVVEKPFGHDRASARKLDELVGRIVRPDDVFRVDHYLGKETVQNILALRFANTMLEPLWNQRYVDHVQVTMAEDIGIGTRAGYYDMIGSARDVIQNHLLQLLALTAMEEPTSMEAHAVRTEKEKVLDAVRLERDGVLDLGLSTARGRYGVGFQGGQRVRSYLEEDGVAPGSRTETYAAVRLEIANRRWAGVPFYLRAGKRLARRVTEVAVVFKQPPFLPFGQAATAGLGANTIVLRIQPDEGITLRLASKVPGTQMELRDVTMDFGYGASFNEESPEAYERLILDALLGDAPLFPHQREVDLSWRILDPVIEHWASSGVPEEYRPGSWGPSSAHDLLARDGRTWRRS, encoded by the coding sequence ATGTCGCGTCTCTCACCGTCGGCGCCCAACCCGCTGCTCGAGGCCCGCGACCTGCGTCTGCCTCGCATCGCTGACCCCTGTGTCCTCGTGATGTTCGGCATCACTGGTGACCTGGCGCGTCACAAGCTTCTCCCCGCCGTCTACGACCTGGCGAACCGGGGCCTGCTGTCCCCCCGGTTCTGCTTGGTGGGAGTGGGCCGCCGTCCCTGGGGCGACGAGAGCATGCGTCGCTACGTGAAGCAGGCCGCCCGCTCCGGGGCCAGGACGCCGTGGCGGCCGGCGATTTGGGAGCAGCTTGCCGCCGGGATGCGCTTTGTGGAGTTCTCCTCCTTCGAGGACGACGTCGCCTACCAGAGCCTCACCGACGTCGTCACCAGCCTGGACGCCTCCCGGGGCACTGGGGGCAACCGGGCCTTCTACCTGTCGATCCCCCCGGGCTGGTTCCCTGCTGTCACTGAGCGTATCGCTCGCTCCGGGCTGGTGGACGAGGCTGTCGGCTCCTGGCGCCGCGTGGTCGTTGAAAAGCCTTTCGGGCACGACCGGGCCTCGGCCAGGAAGCTGGACGAACTCGTAGGCAGGATCGTGCGGCCCGACGACGTCTTCCGTGTGGACCACTACCTGGGCAAGGAGACTGTCCAGAACATCCTGGCGCTGAGGTTCGCCAACACGATGCTCGAGCCGCTGTGGAACCAGCGCTATGTAGACCACGTCCAGGTCACTATGGCTGAGGATATTGGCATCGGGACCCGGGCCGGCTACTACGACATGATCGGTTCGGCACGTGACGTCATCCAGAACCACCTGCTTCAGCTCCTCGCCCTGACCGCCATGGAGGAGCCGACCTCCATGGAGGCCCACGCCGTCAGGACGGAGAAGGAGAAGGTCCTGGACGCGGTCCGCCTGGAGCGCGACGGCGTGCTGGACCTGGGACTGAGCACGGCCAGGGGTCGGTACGGGGTCGGGTTCCAGGGAGGCCAGCGGGTCCGCAGCTACCTGGAGGAGGATGGCGTCGCCCCTGGCTCACGTACGGAGACCTATGCCGCGGTGCGTCTGGAGATCGCCAACCGGCGGTGGGCAGGAGTCCCCTTTTACCTGCGTGCAGGCAAGCGACTGGCCCGTCGCGTGACCGAGGTAGCCGTCGTCTTCAAGCAGCCGCCGTTCCTGCCCTTTGGCCAGGCGGCTACCGCTGGCCTGGGGGCCAACACGATCGTGCTGCGTATCCAGCCTGACGAGGGGATCACCCTGCGGCTGGCCTCTAAGGTTCCCGGAACGCAGATGGAGCTGCGCGACGTCACCATGGACTTTGGCTACGGCGCCTCCTTCAACGAGGAGTCTCCGGAGGCCTATGAGCGCCTCATCCTGGACGCGCTCCTGGGTGACGCCCCGCTCTTCCCCCACCAGCGCGAGGTGGATCTCTCCTGGAGGATCCTGGACCCTGTCATCGAGCACTGGGCGTCCTCGGGCGTTCCCGAGGAGTACCGGCCCGGGTCCTGGGGCCCCTCCAGCGCCCACGACCTGCTGGCCCGTGACGGCCGTACCTGGAGGCGTTCATGA
- the pgl gene encoding 6-phosphogluconolactonase, with the protein MVQDDSKSAATQGDARSTLEAAARRLARPTLQVSDSLSQAAASAAADTVRTLAEAVAARGTAHLALTGGSGGVALADHLAQELAREPTQVREAVHLWFGDERFVPVSDPERNDLLAAPLVRVGVPDSHVHHLPGPETVSSLDSATDLLTQDLRAHHLDYEPFDLIHLGLGPDAHVCSLFPGHPAALTTGRSAVAVRESPKPPPQRCSLTFEVLHRARHVMVVAGGQGKAEAVTRSLGAIDVVTAPASCARGKRTTWYLDVQAASGLGDIQPTTRA; encoded by the coding sequence GTGGTCCAAGATGACAGCAAATCCGCCGCGACACAGGGGGATGCACGCAGCACCCTTGAGGCCGCGGCACGCAGGCTGGCGCGGCCGACCCTCCAGGTCAGTGACTCCCTCTCCCAGGCTGCAGCGAGCGCCGCGGCCGATACCGTCCGCACCCTGGCGGAAGCGGTCGCTGCGCGAGGAACAGCTCACCTGGCGCTTACAGGAGGCTCAGGAGGCGTGGCCCTGGCTGACCACCTGGCCCAGGAGCTGGCCAGGGAGCCGACCCAGGTACGTGAGGCGGTGCACCTGTGGTTCGGTGACGAGCGCTTCGTGCCCGTCTCCGACCCCGAGCGCAACGACCTGCTGGCAGCACCGTTGGTCCGCGTCGGTGTGCCGGACAGCCACGTCCACCACCTGCCTGGTCCCGAGACCGTCAGCAGCCTGGACTCCGCCACGGACCTGCTGACGCAGGACCTGAGGGCGCACCATCTGGACTATGAGCCCTTCGACCTCATCCACCTGGGGCTGGGTCCTGACGCCCACGTATGCTCCTTGTTTCCAGGTCACCCGGCCGCGCTGACCACCGGGCGTTCCGCAGTGGCGGTGCGTGAGTCCCCCAAGCCTCCGCCGCAGCGTTGCTCGCTGACCTTCGAGGTCCTGCACCGTGCACGTCACGTCATGGTGGTGGCCGGCGGGCAGGGTAAGGCGGAGGCAGTCACCCGAAGCCTGGGCGCCATAGACGTTGTCACTGCTCCCGCCTCTTGTGCCCGGGGGAAGCGGACAACCTGGTACCTCGACGTCCAGGCTGCTTCAGGACTCGGTGACATCCAGCCGACGACCAGAGCCTGA
- a CDS encoding inorganic phosphate transporter has protein sequence MSSTLFIVVVVIVAALVFDFTNGFHDSSNAMASSVATGALAPRRAVLLAAVLNVVGACLSTEVARTISHGLFDDALIQAAPEMVLAGLAGAILWNLLTWLFGLPSSSSHALFGGLIGAVMVATGSQGVHWGTVLSKVMLPALLAPCVAGATAALATWLAYRLARPTSRLSQSVFRSGQRVSASMVALAHGTSDGQKTMGVITLVLVAGGYQAPGSGPYWWVIAAAGLAIGLGTYSGGWRIMRTMGRGLVHIESPQGFAADTSSTVAILASSHLGFALSTTHICTGSILGSGIGRGTSVRWSTFTKMGAAWLVTLPCAGVVGALTSFIAVAGGVAGTVAVILLLLCGALLIIRQASHHRVDFSNVNDADEVVVGRRTDPELVRKPRTVDQVKSELAGEADHSRRVPEKETAA, from the coding sequence ATGAGCAGCACACTCTTTATCGTTGTCGTCGTCATCGTGGCGGCCCTCGTCTTTGACTTCACCAACGGGTTCCATGACTCGTCCAACGCGATGGCGTCCTCGGTAGCCACCGGTGCGCTGGCACCGCGCAGGGCAGTCCTCCTCGCCGCGGTCCTCAACGTCGTCGGGGCCTGCCTGTCCACCGAGGTCGCCAGGACGATCTCCCACGGCCTGTTCGACGACGCGCTGATACAGGCGGCGCCGGAGATGGTGCTGGCAGGCCTGGCAGGCGCCATCCTGTGGAACCTGTTGACCTGGCTGTTCGGTCTGCCGTCCTCCTCCTCGCACGCCCTGTTCGGCGGGCTTATCGGCGCGGTGATGGTGGCCACCGGCAGCCAGGGCGTCCACTGGGGGACCGTGCTGTCCAAGGTCATGCTGCCGGCCCTGCTCGCCCCGTGCGTCGCTGGTGCCACGGCTGCCCTGGCGACCTGGCTGGCATACCGGCTCGCGCGTCCCACGAGCCGCCTCTCCCAGTCGGTGTTCCGCAGCGGCCAGCGCGTCTCTGCCTCCATGGTCGCCCTTGCTCACGGCACCTCTGACGGCCAGAAGACCATGGGGGTCATCACGCTGGTACTTGTCGCCGGCGGCTACCAGGCGCCGGGGTCCGGCCCCTACTGGTGGGTGATCGCGGCGGCAGGGCTGGCGATCGGGCTGGGAACATACTCCGGCGGCTGGAGGATCATGCGCACCATGGGCCGGGGGCTGGTCCACATCGAGTCCCCCCAGGGCTTTGCCGCGGACACCTCCTCCACTGTTGCCATCCTGGCGTCCTCCCACCTGGGTTTCGCCCTGTCCACGACCCATATCTGCACCGGATCCATCCTGGGGTCAGGTATCGGTCGTGGCACCAGTGTGCGCTGGAGCACCTTCACGAAGATGGGTGCGGCCTGGCTCGTGACTCTGCCGTGCGCGGGCGTGGTCGGGGCGCTGACGTCCTTCATCGCAGTCGCCGGAGGTGTGGCGGGTACGGTCGCGGTTATTCTCCTGCTGCTGTGCGGGGCGCTGCTGATTATTCGCCAGGCCAGCCACCACCGGGTGGACTTCTCCAACGTCAATGACGCCGACGAGGTGGTCGTCGGCAGGCGGACCGACCCCGAGCTCGTCCGTAAGCCCCGCACCGTCGACCAGGTCAAGAGCGAGCTGGCTGGGGAAGCCGACCACTCGCGACGAGTCCCGGAGAAGGAGACTGCCGCATGA
- a CDS encoding RNA-binding S4 domain-containing protein, with protein sequence MTRASAHRHGPAKVPRQAEEGDPTSVRVDVWLWSVRQVRSRSAATAACRAGHVRVNGDTAKPSQHLAVGDEVRLRVNGFDRYLRVERILVKRVGAQVARTAFTDFSPPRPSPLDAPAAVVRSRGAGRPTKKERRQLDALMGGGRRRSTTSARDDSEA encoded by the coding sequence ATGACTCGCGCTTCAGCACACAGGCACGGCCCGGCAAAGGTTCCTCGGCAGGCAGAGGAGGGCGACCCGACCTCAGTCCGTGTCGACGTGTGGCTGTGGAGTGTCAGACAGGTCAGGTCGCGGTCCGCTGCCACCGCCGCGTGCCGGGCCGGACACGTCCGCGTCAACGGCGACACCGCCAAGCCCTCCCAACACCTCGCGGTCGGGGACGAGGTTCGCCTGCGTGTCAACGGCTTTGACCGCTATCTTCGGGTCGAGCGCATCCTGGTCAAGCGCGTGGGTGCGCAGGTGGCACGTACGGCTTTCACCGACTTCTCCCCGCCCAGGCCCTCCCCCTTGGACGCTCCGGCAGCAGTAGTCCGCAGCCGGGGCGCTGGTCGGCCTACCAAGAAGGAGCGCCGCCAGCTTGACGCCCTCATGGGAGGTGGTCGTCGCAGAAGTACCACGTCTGCTCGCGACGACTCCGAGGCGTAG
- a CDS encoding aldo/keto reductase translates to MSHMIADLDVGPLGLGGNVFGWTADEATSHAVLDAFVAAGGRLIDTADGYSYWAPGHVGGESESVIGSWLESRGCRDDVVIATKVSTKPGREGLAPANVRQALEESLERLGTDFVDLYYAHFDDPDTPLEETVSVFEELRSSGMVRHVGLSNYTPQRIEQWVRTASRLGCAAPVALQPHYNLLHRSEVEGVGGRGEVAASHGMALLPYFPLAAGFLTGKYRRGQVTHGDRAAMVSGYLREDCFAVVDVLTDIGDRHKVEPAAVALAWLRDRPGVTAPLPSARNLDQLRAILPALSLQLDEEEARLLTQVSDAAQA, encoded by the coding sequence ATGAGTCACATGATCGCTGACTTGGACGTAGGCCCTCTAGGACTGGGGGGCAACGTCTTCGGCTGGACTGCGGACGAGGCCACGTCGCACGCTGTCCTTGACGCCTTTGTCGCTGCTGGAGGTCGTCTCATCGACACCGCCGACGGCTACTCCTACTGGGCGCCTGGTCATGTCGGCGGGGAGTCGGAGTCCGTCATCGGCTCCTGGCTGGAGTCCCGCGGGTGCCGTGACGACGTCGTCATCGCCACCAAGGTCTCCACCAAGCCGGGGCGTGAGGGGCTGGCTCCTGCCAATGTCCGTCAGGCGTTGGAAGAGTCCCTGGAGAGGCTGGGAACCGACTTCGTGGACCTGTACTACGCCCACTTTGACGACCCCGACACCCCCCTCGAAGAGACGGTCAGCGTCTTTGAGGAGCTTCGGAGCTCGGGCATGGTGCGCCACGTCGGGCTGTCCAACTATACGCCGCAACGTATCGAGCAGTGGGTGCGCACTGCGTCGAGACTGGGCTGCGCCGCTCCGGTCGCGCTCCAGCCCCACTACAACCTGCTGCACCGCAGCGAGGTGGAGGGCGTCGGCGGCAGGGGAGAGGTGGCGGCGTCCCACGGCATGGCCCTGCTTCCTTACTTCCCTCTGGCAGCGGGATTCCTTACCGGCAAGTACCGACGCGGCCAGGTGACACACGGAGACCGCGCAGCAATGGTGTCAGGCTACCTGCGCGAGGACTGCTTTGCCGTTGTCGACGTACTGACTGACATCGGCGACAGGCACAAGGTGGAGCCTGCCGCCGTGGCCCTGGCCTGGCTGCGTGACCGCCCTGGAGTCACTGCTCCCTTGCCCTCGGCCAGGAACCTGGACCAGTTGCGAGCCATCCTCCCCGCGCTCAGCCTGCAGCTGGACGAGGAGGAGGCTCGCCTTCTGACCCAGGTCTCAGACGCGGCCCAGGCCTGA